One window of the uncultured Methanobrevibacter sp. genome contains the following:
- a CDS encoding B12-binding domain-containing radical SAM protein, whose amino-acid sequence MKITFLNPPQPNSKYKFLGVVAPSLGIGYIAAVLEQNNYDVDVLDSSALELSYDEIGEEMLKRNPDIVSISALTPTIGAALDAADKIKNVKPDTIVVLGGYHPTFEYENLLKEEESIDVIVRGEGEYTMLELVQKIESGGDLKDVQGLAFIDDTSEDKTIIVTPDRPPIQDLDELPFPAFHLFPMEKYKILNITTNVATIITTRGCPMQCSFCSSAALHGKHLRRRSYENVVDEIEMRLQEQNIDTIAFMDDTFTLDVKFVKNFCEEIKRRGLKFWWGCTSRVDTLSEELLEMMKDAGCITIFMGVESADQQMLDKMNKNITVRKTMNAFKLARKVGIRTIASCVIGMPEDTRESMKKTIDFVSSLKPNYALFSLATPYPGTRFYKETFEKNLIKIRDWSKYTLINPILETIDCSKDDLRSIQKKAFIKFYIRPGYLISQTRQDGMVLVKTIFGVIRQMVSKKTNGNTDYNKTNVNARGGK is encoded by the coding sequence ATGAAAATAACATTTTTAAATCCGCCACAACCTAACTCCAAATACAAGTTCCTCGGTGTTGTAGCCCCCTCACTTGGCATAGGATACATTGCTGCAGTGCTTGAGCAAAACAATTATGACGTTGATGTTTTAGATAGTTCTGCCTTGGAATTGAGCTATGATGAAATCGGTGAAGAGATGCTCAAAAGAAACCCGGACATTGTTTCCATAAGTGCACTTACTCCAACTATTGGTGCTGCTTTGGATGCAGCAGACAAGATTAAAAATGTGAAGCCAGACACCATAGTGGTCTTAGGGGGATATCATCCAACTTTTGAATATGAAAACCTGTTAAAAGAAGAGGAAAGCATTGATGTGATTGTTAGAGGAGAAGGGGAATACACAATGCTGGAACTTGTTCAGAAAATTGAATCTGGAGGAGATTTGAAAGATGTTCAAGGTCTCGCATTTATAGATGACACTTCAGAAGACAAAACAATAATTGTAACTCCTGATAGGCCACCTATTCAAGATTTGGATGAATTGCCTTTCCCGGCTTTCCATTTATTCCCTATGGAAAAATACAAAATTCTCAATATCACAACAAATGTTGCGACTATCATAACAACTAGAGGATGCCCAATGCAATGTTCTTTCTGTTCTTCAGCAGCATTGCATGGCAAGCATTTAAGAAGAAGGTCCTATGAGAATGTAGTTGACGAAATTGAAATGAGGTTGCAAGAACAGAACATTGATACCATTGCATTTATGGATGACACTTTTACATTAGATGTTAAATTCGTGAAAAACTTCTGTGAAGAGATTAAAAGAAGAGGCCTTAAGTTTTGGTGGGGTTGTACTTCACGAGTAGATACGCTTAGTGAAGAATTGCTTGAAATGATGAAGGATGCAGGATGCATTACAATATTCATGGGTGTGGAAAGTGCAGACCAGCAAATGCTTGATAAAATGAATAAGAACATTACAGTGCGTAAAACAATGAATGCATTTAAACTTGCTAGAAAAGTTGGAATCAGGACAATTGCATCATGTGTAATAGGAATGCCCGAAGACACAAGGGAATCCATGAAAAAAACTATTGATTTTGTTAGTAGCCTAAAACCAAATTATGCTTTATTCAGCCTTGCTACACCATACCCTGGAACAAGATTCTATAAAGAAACATTTGAGAAAAATTTGATTAAAATCAGAGATTGGTCCAAATATACACTTATAAATCCTATCCTTGAAACAATTGATTGTTCAAAAGATGATCTGAGAAGCATTCAAAAGAAAGCGTTCATAAAATTCTATATTAGGCCAGGTTATTTGATAAGTCAAACACGACAAGATGGGATGGTGCTTGTAAAAACCATATTTGGTGTCATAAGACAAATGGTCAGCAAAAAAACTAATGGAAATACTGATTACAATAAAACCAATGTTAATGCAAGAGGTGGAAAATAG
- a CDS encoding ArsA family ATPase, protein MAFKDLFKFKQGQTTFIFVGGKGGVGKTSISSATALWLSNQGKKTLIVSTDPAHSLSDSLEVNIGHYPVQINENLYAVEIDPDKAMEEKQRALESQKSVASPDQLMGLDFLGEQMDLASASPGADEAAAFEVFLSVMTSNEYDVVVFDTAPTGHTLRLLSFPEIMDSWVGKLMKAKAKLGTAANALKNIIPFMDAADDLQSSKELEETKKQIDEAKAVLSDPERTTFKMVVIPEEMSIYESERAIEALNKYDITTDSIIVNQVMPDISDCDFCHSRYMLQQKRLALIDQKFSDQVVAEVPLFKDEVKGQEKLLKLAEILYEGKDNDEVQQNVIQL, encoded by the coding sequence ATGGCATTTAAAGATTTATTCAAATTTAAGCAAGGACAAACCACTTTCATATTTGTAGGAGGGAAAGGGGGAGTAGGAAAAACTTCCATTTCATCAGCTACTGCACTGTGGCTATCCAATCAAGGTAAGAAAACATTGATCGTATCAACAGATCCTGCTCATTCATTATCAGATTCACTTGAAGTGAATATTGGGCATTATCCTGTTCAAATCAATGAAAACCTCTATGCAGTTGAAATTGATCCTGATAAGGCAATGGAAGAAAAGCAAAGAGCTTTGGAAAGCCAGAAGTCTGTAGCAAGTCCTGACCAATTGATGGGTCTTGACTTTTTAGGTGAGCAAATGGATTTGGCTTCAGCTTCTCCTGGTGCTGATGAAGCAGCTGCATTTGAAGTGTTCTTATCTGTGATGACTTCCAATGAGTATGATGTTGTAGTATTTGACACTGCGCCAACTGGTCACACTTTAAGATTGCTTTCATTCCCTGAAATCATGGACTCTTGGGTAGGAAAACTAATGAAAGCCAAAGCAAAATTAGGCACTGCAGCAAATGCATTGAAGAATATCATCCCATTTATGGATGCAGCAGATGACTTGCAGTCCAGCAAGGAATTGGAAGAGACCAAAAAGCAAATTGATGAAGCTAAAGCAGTTCTCTCTGACCCTGAAAGAACCACATTTAAGATGGTTGTCATTCCAGAGGAAATGTCTATTTATGAATCAGAAAGAGCTATTGAAGCATTGAATAAGTATGACATTACAACTGACAGCATCATTGTAAATCAGGTCATGCCAGACATTTCAGATTGTGACTTCTGTCATTCAAGATACATGTTACAGCAAAAACGTCTCGCACTCATAGACCAAAAGTTCTCAGACCAAGTCGTTGCAGAAGTTCCTTTATTCAAGGATGAGGTTAAAGGACAAGAGAAATTGTTAAAATTAGCTGAAATCCTTTATGAAGGAAAGGACAATGATGAAGTCCAACAGAATGTAATTCAGTTGTAA
- a CDS encoding DUF2115 family protein: MKARDLLAEIRENIKDYDIKYLEEKIKEKDINPISKQVSAFNIENYYEIMALDIKDEENVEISDRLIEEIKEEIAKFFDGCSPESEDIFKRFITYICVYLSLIAKKPLHPVGMDFRDGKTVFTKEEDGKINYYCDIRKDLKNRSKDYFTCKFCLCKEVK, encoded by the coding sequence ATGAAAGCACGAGACTTACTTGCAGAAATAAGGGAAAACATCAAGGATTATGACATCAAATATCTGGAAGAAAAAATAAAAGAAAAAGACATAAATCCGATATCAAAGCAGGTTTCAGCATTCAATATTGAAAACTACTACGAAATCATGGCATTAGACATTAAAGATGAGGAAAATGTTGAAATTTCAGATAGGCTGATAGAGGAAATCAAAGAGGAAATAGCTAAATTCTTTGATGGATGCTCACCTGAAAGCGAAGACATATTCAAAAGATTCATCACCTATATCTGTGTTTATTTAAGTCTGATTGCCAAAAAGCCATTGCATCCAGTGGGAATGGATTTCAGAGATGGAAAAACTGTTTTTACAAAAGAGGAAGATGGAAAAATAAACTATTACTGTGACATAAGGAAAGATTTGAAAAATAGATCTAAAGACTACTTTACCTGTAAATTCTGTCTTTGTAAAGAAGTGAAATAA
- a CDS encoding DNA-3-methyladenine glycosylase I has protein sequence MTKKRCSWAEDVEGIYVKYHDEEWGVPTHDDRELFELLVLESFQAGLAWITILKKRENFREAFDNFDVEKVAAYDEKKIEELRSNAGIIRHKGKINAAINNAKVFIEIQKEYDSFSNYIWHFTDNKILVDTEENYLTNSPLSDKIAKDLKKKGMKFVGTTIIYSYLESIGVINNHIHECFRYGELK, from the coding sequence ATGACTAAAAAACGTTGCTCTTGGGCTGAAGATGTAGAGGGAATCTATGTAAAGTATCATGATGAAGAGTGGGGAGTTCCAACACATGATGACCGGGAACTGTTCGAGCTGCTTGTACTTGAGTCATTTCAAGCTGGACTTGCATGGATTACAATACTAAAGAAAAGAGAGAACTTTAGAGAAGCCTTTGATAACTTTGACGTTGAAAAAGTAGCTGCTTACGATGAAAAGAAAATAGAAGAGCTCAGAAGCAATGCAGGAATAATCAGACATAAGGGAAAGATAAATGCTGCTATAAACAATGCAAAGGTCTTTATTGAAATACAAAAGGAATACGACTCTTTCTCCAACTACATCTGGCACTTTACAGACAATAAAATATTGGTTGACACTGAAGAGAACTATCTCACCAACTCTCCCCTTTCAGACAAAATAGCTAAGGACTTGAAGAAAAAGGGAATGAAATTTGTTGGAACCACAATAATCTACTCCTACTTGGAGTCAATTGGAGTAATCAATAATCACATTCATGAATGCTTTAGATACGGGGAATTGAAATGA